GACTTCCCGGGGCCCCGGCTCCCCGAATCCCAGGTCCGACGGGTCGTACGAGCCCGACGGCACGTAGTGGCCTCCGGCCGCGACCGAGCGTGCATCGCGCGCCTCCCCGGCGTTCTTCGTCCAGATGCGCAGATCGCCGGATCCCGCCGGCAGGGCGTAGACGGGCGGGGTCCCCCCGTACGTAACCCCGGCCGGGTTCGAATCGCTGTACCCCAGCCGCACCCTGGCTTCGCTCAGATCCACGCCCCAGCCGATCTCCAGGACGATGGGGATGAACTGGTCTCCCACGCTGGCGTCGTCGGCGTTCTCGGGCGTGCCGTCCCAGTCGAATCCGTCGGCGAAGTCCGGTATCCCGTCCGCGTCGGCGTCACCCGTGTTCGGCGCGCATACCTTCCCGGGCTTGTCCGGATCGTTGGGCACGTCCTCCACGCTCTCCTCGTAGGCGTTCCTGGACGGCGGGCCGTACGGTCCGGCGTTGTTGTCGGAGTCGGCGTCCAGGTCGATCTCGATGTTCGTGGTGTGTACGATGTCGGTCGACGTCGGTCCATCCTCGCGGTGCAACACCGTGTTGAACTGCAGCGATAGCGCGATGTCGCATGGGCCGTCCTGCACGGCCTCGACCCAGACCTCGTCGGGTGGGGCCTTGTAGTGGGCGGTCCCGGGGGGTTCCGTGTCCTGTTCAACGTGCCATCCCCACGTCCGGTCCTCCCCGTTCATGGGCGTCGGGGAGTCTTCTTCCAGGAAGAACTCCACGGCTGACGCAGGATCCGCTTTCAGTTGCGCCACCCAGTAGGGGAAGGGATCGGAGGGGTGGTCCATGCGGATCGCGTTCAGGTCTTCGGGGAAGAACGCGATGTTGAGCCGGCGGCGCGGGTGGCCGATGGGGTCCACGACCAGAATGCCTCCCGGGACTTGCTCCTCACTGTCCGCGAGACCTTCGAGGGTCAGTTTTGCCGCGAAGATGTGGATCGGCTCGGAGACGGCCGTCGCGAAATCGCCGTCCAGCGTATACGTCATCGTCGCCTTGCCCGGGACGACCTCGTTGTCGGCGTCGAACTTGTAGACGGTCTTCGGGGTGTTCGTGGGAGGGATGGCAAACTGCCAGGCGAATGTTGCTTCTTCCGGCTCGTACGGACGGGGCCGCACGCCCAGGGTTGCCTGCTGACTATACAGCGGCACGTACTTCGGTATGCCGTACGGCGGATCGAGGAAGACCACCGAGACCCCGCGCCCGAGCAGCTCCATGCCGCCGCCGAGGCCGTCAAACGGCCCGACGCCGGTATCGTCGCAGAGGCCGATGAAGGCGTCGGGCGGCGCCTCCCGGCCGAACACGTCGAACGGCTCGACCGTGTCGAAAGAGAGCCCGTCGTGCCGGGACGGCAGCGTGCGGGCGGAACCCCAGAGGGCGTCATCGAACGTCTGGGCGGCCGCCAGGGCGACGACCGCACTGAGCCCCAGGAACAGCGCCAGCAGGCACACGAACGCGCGCCGCGCCATCCCTGCCTCCCCGTCTCTGCCACCCCTCCACACATTTTGTACACATATCGCTCCTGCATGTCAAGCCCTTATTTCGCATTCGTGCCGGCCGGGCGGGACGCCGCCGGGCGGGACGCCCGGCGCTACCCATTGAGGGCGGGCGGCGTGCATCGGCATCGGGGATGCGTTTGCAGTATGATGGGCGCGCCGGCGGCCCGGGAGGCCGCAGCCCTGTGGAGGTACCGTGCGTTCATGAAGCTGTCGGTGATCATGCCGGTGTATAACGAGGCGACGACGATCGGCGAGGTCGTGCGGCGGGTGCGCGAGGCGGCGCCGGACGCGGAGCTGATCGTGGTGGACGACGGCTCGACCGACGGGACGCGTGCCGCGCTGGAGGCGCTCGACGGCGCCCCCGGCCTTCAGGTGTTCCGCCACGAGAGGAACCGCGGCAAGGGCGCGGCCATCCGCACGGCACTGGAGGCCGTCCAGGGCGACGTGGTGGTCATCCAGGACGCCGATCTGGAGTATGACCCCCGCGAGTATGTGCGGCTCGTCCAGCCCATCGTGGAGGGTCATGCCGACGTCGTGTTCGGCTCGCGCTTCGTGGGGCACGGTCCGCACCGGGTCGTCTACTTCTGGCACTACGTGGGCAACAGGCTGCTGACGCTGCTGTCGAACTGCTTCACAAACCTGAACCTGACGGACATGGAGACGGGGCACAAGGCGTTCCGGCGACAGGTTCTACGGGCGATGCCGCTGAGGGAGAACGGGTTCGGGTTCGAGCCGGAGGTCACGGCGCGCGCGGCGGCCATGCGCTGCCGCGTTTACGAAGTGGGGGTCTCGTACTACGGCCGCACCTACGAAGAGGGGAAGAAGATCGGCTGGCGCGACGGCCTGCGCACGCTCTGGTGCATCGTCAAGTACAGCACCTGGGGACGCCGGGGCCGCTGAGCGCACAGTCCGAGACGCCGACCGGGAGGAACGCCCGCCGTTCCGCAGTGGCCCGGCGGGCGTCCGTCGCGGGGCGGACCGGTCAGATCTCCACCGGCTCGCAGAGGTTCGCTGCCTTGGCAGCGGCCCGGCCGCAGATGTGGCAGACGTACTTGGCGTCCTTCGACAACCGGGCTACCTCGGCCATCTTGCGCTTGGCCACCAGGTCGCACAGGTGCTTCGAATGCCCGGTGTGGTTCTCGAACAGCCTGTGCTCCGGCACGACCATCCCCTTGCCCTCTGACTTCGCCATTGCCCTGCCCCCGAATGGAGAAATGGAACGCTACTGCTTGAGTCCAGTGTATGCACGAGCCCGGCCGGAGTCAAAGGCGCGGGGACCTGCGCAGGCCGGCTTCGCTTTGACACGCCGGCCGCGGTCGCATATACTGCACTAATCCGGTGTACTTTGTCATCTGCAGGGGTGAGGCCGATGCGACTGCCCACGCGAGTGCGGTACGGATGCCGGGCCATGGTGACGCTGGCGTTCCTCCAGGAGGACGGGCCGGTGCCTCTGGAGGCCCTGGCCGAACGGCAGGGCATTCCGGAGCGCTACCTGGCCAAGATCGTGCAGGACCTCCGTCGCAGCGGCCTGATCCGCAGCGTTCGCGGCGCGCACGGCGGCTACTGCCTGAGCCGGCCGGCCGCCGAGATCAGCCTCCTGGACGTCTATGAGGCCCTGGAGGGCAGCTTCTGCCCCGTCGACTGCCTGGACACGCCCGGCTCGTGCGGGCGCACGGACGGGTGCACCACCCGGGGCGTCTGGCAGGAGCTGCGCGAGGCCGTCGTCGGCGTCATGCAGGCCCGCACGCTGGAAGACCTGGCACAACAGTCGGCCCATCGGGCCGCAGGGGGGACGGCATGAAGATCGCCGAGAACGTCGTAGAACTGGTCGGCCACACCCCACTGGTGCGGCTGGGCCGGACGGCCGCCGGGCTGCCCGGGCACGTGGCGGCCAAGCTGGAGTCCTTCAACCCGCTCTCGAGCGTGAAGGACCGGATCGCCCGGGCGATGATCGAGGCGGCCGAGCGCGACGGCCGGATCGGCGCCGGAGCGGTGATCGTGGAGCCGACGAGCGGCAATACGGGCATCGGGCTGGCCTTCGTCTGCGCCTCGCGGGGCTATCGTCTCATCCTGACGATGCCGGAGACGATGAGCGTGGAGCGGCGCATGCTGCTGCAGGCGCTGGGCGCGGAGGTTGTCCTGACGCCCGGCCCGGCCGGCATGAAGGGCGCCATCGCGGAGGCCGAGCGGATCGTCCGCGAGACGCCGGGCGCCTTCCTGCCCCAGCAGTTCACGAATCCGGCCAACCCGGCGGCCCACCGGCACACGACGGCCGAGGAGATATGGGCGGACACCGACGGCGGCGTTGACGTGCTGGTGGCCGGGGTCGGCACGGGCGGCACGCTGACGGGCGTGGGCTCGCTGCTGAAGGAGCGGAAGGCTTCGGTGCGGGTGGTGGCGGTCGAGCCGGAGGCCTCGCCGGTGCTGAGCGGCGGCTCGCCCGGCCCCCACGGCATCCAGGGCATCGGCGCGGGCTTTGTGCCCGCCGTGCTCGACGCGGCGCTCATCGACGAGGTGGTGCGGGTGAGCCAGGCGGACGCCGAACGGACGGCGCGACGCCTGGCGCGGGAGGAGGGCCTGCTCGTAGGCGTCTCCTCCGGCGCGGCCGCCTGGGCGGCCCTGGAGGTGGCCGCGCGCCCCGAGAGCGCGGGCGGGCTGATCGTGGTGGTGCTGCCCGACACGGGAGAGCGCTACCTGAGCACGGGGCTGTTCCGGGAGGACGCGCAGCCGCCGGTCACAGGCGCAAGAGAGCGAGAGCGATGAAGAGCATCTACATGGATCACAGCGCGACGACGCCCGTTCGGCCCGAGGTGATCGAGGCGATGAGCCCGTACTTCGGCGACCTCTTCGGCAACCCATCCAGCGTGCACACGGCGGGCCGCCGGGCGCACGAGGCCCTGGAGGCCGCCCGGGGGGCGGTGGCCGCGGCCATCGGGGCCGCACCGGGTGAGATCATCTTCACCGGCAGCGGCACCGAGTCCGACAACCTGGCCATCCAGGGAGTCGCCGCGGCGACCGGGAAACGGCACGTCATCACGTCGGCCATCGAGCACCAGGCCGTGCTGAACACGTGTTTGGCGCTGGAGCGGCGGGGCTTCGAGGTCACGCGCCTGCCGGTGGACGCGTTCGGTCGGGTCTCGGTGAGATCGCTGGCCGAGGCCCTGCGCGACGACACGTGCCTGGTGACGATCATGCTGGCCAACAATGAGGTGGGCACGATCCAGGCGATCCGCGAGCTGGCCGCGCGGGCCGCCGAGGCGGGCGTGCCGTTCCACACGGACGCTGTTCAGGCCGTGGGGAAGATCCCGGTCGACGTGGACGAGCTGGGCGTGCACCTGCTGTCCCTTTCGGCCCACAAATTCTACGGCCCCAAGGGCGTCGGCGCGCTCTACGTGCGCCCGGGCACGCGCCTGCACGCCGTCCAGCACGGCGGCCATCACGAGCGGGGGCTGCGCGCGGGCACCGAGAACGTGGCCGGCATCGTCGGCATGGCCCGCGCCCTCGATCTGGCCGTCGCCGAGATGCCCGTGGAGGCCCCCCGTCTGCGCGGGTTGCGCGACCGGCTCGCGTCGATCCTGACGAAGCGCGTGCCCGAATGCCGCTTGAACGGCCATCCCGAGCACTGCCTGCCGCACATTGCGAACCTGAGCTTCGAGAACGTCGAGGGCGAGAGCCTGCTGATGAGCCTCGACGCATTCGGCATCGCCGTCTCCACCGGCTCGGCCTGCACGAGCGGCACGCTGGAGCCGTCGCACGTGCTGACGTCGATGGGCATCCCGCCGGAGAAGTCGCACGGGAGCCTGCGGTTCTCGCTCGGGCGCGCGAACACCGTTGAGGACGTCGACTACGTCATCGAGAAGCTGCCGGCCATCGTCGAGCGGTTCCGGCAGATGTCCCCCTTTGCCGGCAGGACCTGATCCCATGACACGCTCTGCACGGGCGGGCACGATCGCCGAACTCGGGCGTCGGCGCGGCGTGGAGCGCGTGCCGGCCGCCGGGTGACGGGGGGACGCCATGCAATCCGAACGGTCGCCGGTCGTCGTGGGCCTGTCGGGGGGAGTCGACTCCGCCGTGGCCGCCGCCCTGCTGCGAGAGGCGGGCAGGGACGTGATCGGCGTGGTGCTCCGCATGCAGGACCCGGGCGACGACGGCCGGCCGGCGTGCCCGGCAGCCGGAGCGCTCGATGACGCGCGCCGCGTCGCCGAGGTGCTGGGCATCCCCCTGCACGTCGTCGACGCCACGGAGGTGTTCGAGCGCGCCGTGGTCGAGCCGTTCTGCGCGGCCTACGCCCGGGGGCGGACGCCGAACCCGTGCGTGCCGTGCAACGAGCAGGTCAAGTTCGCCCTGCTGCGGCGCACAGCGCGGGAACTGGGCGCGTCGGCCGTGGCCACCGGGCACTACGCGCGCAGGGGCCGCGACGCCGCGACCGGGCGCTTCACGCTGCGGCGGGGCGTCGGGGCCGGGGACCAGGCCTACTTCCTGTTCCGGCTCACGCAGGACCACCTTCGCGACGCCGTCTTCCCGCTGGGCGAACACGACAAGGAGCGGGTGCGGCGACGGGCACGGGAGTACGGCCTGCCGGTGCACGACCGGCCCGACAGCCAGGACCTGTGCTTCGTCCCCGCCGGCCGCTACCGCGAGTTCCTGCGCGCGCGCAGCCCGGAGGCCTTCCGCCCCGGGCCGATCGTGCACACGGACGGCCGCGTGCTGGGGCGGCACGACGGCATCGGCGGCTACACGGTGGGACAACGCCGGGGGCTGGGCATCGCCCACTCCGAGCCCCTCTACGTGGTCGCCGTGCGGCCGGATCAGAACTCGGTCGTCGTCGGTGAACGGCAACACGTGATGGGCGCCGAGCTGGCCGTCGAGGCCGTCCACTGGGTCAGCATCCCGCCTCCGGCCGATGTCGTCCGGGCGACGGTAAAGATCCGGTATAATCACCCCGGGGCCCCCGCGTCCGTGACCCCCCAACCGGGCGGGACGGCGCACGTGCGGTTCGAGGCGCCGCAGGAGGCGCCGGCCCCCGGCCAGGCAGCCGTCTTCTACGCCGGGGACCTGCTCCTGGGAGGCGGCACCATCGCGGGGAACAACGGCACGCAACCCGGAGGCAAGCGATGACGGACCCCACAGCGGACACGAAGGACCGGGAACTCCGCCGGCGGCTTCGGGAGATGGGTTCCGTCCTCGTGGCGTTCAGCGGCGGCGTGGACAGCACCTTCCTGCTGACGGCCGCCCTGGACGAGCTGGGGCCGCGGGCGGCCGTCGCCGCGACGGCCCGCTCGCCCTTCTTCCCCGAGCATGAGCTGTCCGAGTCCCGCCGGCTGGTCGAGATGCTGGGCGCGGAGCAGTTGGTCTTCGAGGCCGAACACATGGCCGACGCCCGCATCACGGCCAACACTCCGGACCGCTGCTACTTCTGCAAGCTGGCGTTGATGAAGCAGATGCAGCGCATCGCCGCCGCGCGGGGCCTCCTCCGTGTGGCGGACGGATCGAACGCCGACGACGCCGGCGACTACCGGCCCGGCCTGCGCGCCGCACGCGAGCTGGGCATCCGGCAGCCCCTGATGGAGGCGGGGCTGACCAAGGCGGACGTCCGCGCGCTGTCGGCGCGCCGGGGGCTCCCGACGCACGACAAGCCGTCCGCCGCCTGCCTGGCCTCGCGGGTGCCCTACGGACAGGCCCTTACGGCGGAGGTTCTTGAG
The Candidatus Brocadiaceae bacterium genome window above contains:
- a CDS encoding glycosyltransferase family 2 protein, which translates into the protein MKLSVIMPVYNEATTIGEVVRRVREAAPDAELIVVDDGSTDGTRAALEALDGAPGLQVFRHERNRGKGAAIRTALEAVQGDVVVIQDADLEYDPREYVRLVQPIVEGHADVVFGSRFVGHGPHRVVYFWHYVGNRLLTLLSNCFTNLNLTDMETGHKAFRRQVLRAMPLRENGFGFEPEVTARAAAMRCRVYEVGVSYYGRTYEEGKKIGWRDGLRTLWCIVKYSTWGRRGR
- the mnmA gene encoding tRNA 2-thiouridine(34) synthase MnmA gives rise to the protein MQSERSPVVVGLSGGVDSAVAAALLREAGRDVIGVVLRMQDPGDDGRPACPAAGALDDARRVAEVLGIPLHVVDATEVFERAVVEPFCAAYARGRTPNPCVPCNEQVKFALLRRTARELGASAVATGHYARRGRDAATGRFTLRRGVGAGDQAYFLFRLTQDHLRDAVFPLGEHDKERVRRRAREYGLPVHDRPDSQDLCFVPAGRYREFLRARSPEAFRPGPIVHTDGRVLGRHDGIGGYTVGQRRGLGIAHSEPLYVVAVRPDQNSVVVGERQHVMGAELAVEAVHWVSIPPPADVVRATVKIRYNHPGAPASVTPQPGGTAHVRFEAPQEAPAPGQAAVFYAGDLLLGGGTIAGNNGTQPGGKR
- the nifS gene encoding cysteine desulfurase NifS, translated to MKSIYMDHSATTPVRPEVIEAMSPYFGDLFGNPSSVHTAGRRAHEALEAARGAVAAAIGAAPGEIIFTGSGTESDNLAIQGVAAATGKRHVITSAIEHQAVLNTCLALERRGFEVTRLPVDAFGRVSVRSLAEALRDDTCLVTIMLANNEVGTIQAIRELAARAAEAGVPFHTDAVQAVGKIPVDVDELGVHLLSLSAHKFYGPKGVGALYVRPGTRLHAVQHGGHHERGLRAGTENVAGIVGMARALDLAVAEMPVEAPRLRGLRDRLASILTKRVPECRLNGHPEHCLPHIANLSFENVEGESLLMSLDAFGIAVSTGSACTSGTLEPSHVLTSMGIPPEKSHGSLRFSLGRANTVEDVDYVIEKLPAIVERFRQMSPFAGRT
- a CDS encoding Rrf2 family transcriptional regulator: MRLPTRVRYGCRAMVTLAFLQEDGPVPLEALAERQGIPERYLAKIVQDLRRSGLIRSVRGAHGGYCLSRPAAEISLLDVYEALEGSFCPVDCLDTPGSCGRTDGCTTRGVWQELREAVVGVMQARTLEDLAQQSAHRAAGGTA
- the larE gene encoding ATP-dependent sacrificial sulfur transferase LarE is translated as MTDPTADTKDRELRRRLREMGSVLVAFSGGVDSTFLLTAALDELGPRAAVAATARSPFFPEHELSESRRLVEMLGAEQLVFEAEHMADARITANTPDRCYFCKLALMKQMQRIAAARGLLRVADGSNADDAGDYRPGLRAARELGIRQPLMEAGLTKADVRALSARRGLPTHDKPSAACLASRVPYGQALTAEVLERIDRAEAVLREMGLREFRVRSHGPLARIELGPQEAEAALLAPGARRRLVARMTALGYNYVTLDLQGFRSGSMNETLGSAAAQDGEPCTPRK
- the cysK gene encoding cysteine synthase A — translated: MKIAENVVELVGHTPLVRLGRTAAGLPGHVAAKLESFNPLSSVKDRIARAMIEAAERDGRIGAGAVIVEPTSGNTGIGLAFVCASRGYRLILTMPETMSVERRMLLQALGAEVVLTPGPAGMKGAIAEAERIVRETPGAFLPQQFTNPANPAAHRHTTAEEIWADTDGGVDVLVAGVGTGGTLTGVGSLLKERKASVRVVAVEPEASPVLSGGSPGPHGIQGIGAGFVPAVLDAALIDEVVRVSQADAERTARRLAREEGLLVGVSSGAAAWAALEVAARPESAGGLIVVVLPDTGERYLSTGLFREDAQPPVTGARERER